One window from the genome of Halomicrobium zhouii encodes:
- a CDS encoding universal stress protein → MTRFLVATNSVHVTAAAVDYLEDRLDPGADEVVVVGVTGPDASGRDVADAANVARARLAASTPTVESRTGEVVDELLAAVDEHDPEEVIIGANGGEAGVAGVGSTAQALLAELARPVVVVPTPALS, encoded by the coding sequence ATGACGCGTTTTCTGGTGGCGACGAACTCGGTCCACGTGACCGCGGCCGCGGTGGACTACCTCGAAGACCGTCTCGATCCGGGGGCAGACGAAGTGGTGGTCGTCGGCGTGACCGGACCGGACGCTTCGGGCCGGGACGTGGCCGACGCGGCCAACGTCGCACGCGCTCGACTGGCTGCGTCGACGCCGACCGTCGAGTCCCGGACGGGCGAGGTCGTCGACGAACTGCTCGCTGCCGTCGACGAACACGACCCCGAAGAGGTGATTATCGGGGCAAACGGCGGCGAGGCAGGGGTCGCGGGCGTCGGGTCGACGGCGCAGGCGTTGCTGGCCGAACTGGCCCGACCCGTCGTCGTGGTACCGACTCCCGCGCTCTCCTGA
- a CDS encoding glutamate--cysteine ligase family protein, whose product MSASELASQVAAALEVDPEEFQARAAAEADRLKEEVRAGTFDNTQAIVGLELELYGVDDQTGALRRMPRELLGLIGFEKELGLHNAEMQTSPQPLNSYGLSAQVAELRANLAPAQERTGHQGIRLVSDGMWTVPPTGETARSYLSGSVEEQGVRLATNMSDAVRYHVMANAEYPAGMRLDAPHVSLSCDTVMPESLITSIQPHYQIPHAPDLPEYFSYALRIAGPLLALGVNAPFFPPDLYDDAPDPEIVADARMENRIGVFETVLNSSTDAYEDKVRFPPDFDTVEDAIDDVLEDHTIVPMDVPEGDRFDDAFAHFRHKHGSYWRWIRPVFDGASRSAANARIEFRPLPGQPTLSDAVAFQAVFGGLMEALPRVEHPIQGLDWETAKANFYAAADDGLRADMEWITVDGTHTTDTDQLYGELFEIAREGLEQRGLSTEAAHSYVRPLRERVDRRLTPARWKHDQVREAVDENVPLAEAIWGMQSRYVDRQKGTLLEGSFVDWL is encoded by the coding sequence ATGTCTGCCTCGGAACTGGCGAGTCAGGTGGCTGCGGCCCTGGAGGTCGACCCCGAGGAGTTCCAGGCGCGGGCGGCCGCGGAGGCCGACCGGCTCAAGGAGGAGGTCCGGGCCGGCACCTTCGACAACACCCAGGCCATCGTCGGGCTAGAGCTGGAACTGTACGGCGTCGACGACCAGACCGGCGCGCTCCGGCGGATGCCCCGCGAACTGCTGGGCCTGATCGGTTTCGAGAAGGAACTGGGGCTGCACAACGCCGAGATGCAGACCAGTCCCCAGCCGCTGAACTCCTACGGCCTGTCCGCGCAGGTTGCCGAACTCAGGGCCAACCTCGCGCCGGCCCAGGAGCGGACGGGCCACCAGGGGATCCGGCTCGTCAGCGACGGCATGTGGACGGTGCCGCCGACGGGCGAGACCGCCCGGAGCTACCTCTCGGGCTCCGTCGAGGAACAGGGCGTCCGGCTGGCGACCAACATGTCCGACGCCGTCCGCTACCACGTGATGGCCAACGCGGAGTACCCGGCGGGCATGCGCCTCGACGCCCCGCACGTCTCGCTTTCCTGCGACACCGTCATGCCCGAGAGCCTCATCACCTCCATCCAGCCCCACTACCAGATCCCCCACGCACCGGACCTCCCGGAGTACTTCAGCTACGCGCTCAGGATCGCCGGCCCACTGCTCGCCCTGGGGGTCAACGCGCCCTTCTTCCCGCCGGACCTGTACGACGACGCGCCCGACCCCGAAATCGTCGCCGACGCCCGCATGGAGAACCGCATCGGCGTCTTCGAGACGGTCCTGAATTCGAGTACCGACGCCTACGAGGACAAGGTCCGCTTCCCGCCCGACTTCGACACCGTGGAGGATGCCATCGACGACGTCCTGGAGGACCACACCATCGTCCCGATGGACGTCCCCGAGGGCGACCGCTTCGACGACGCCTTCGCCCACTTCCGGCACAAACACGGTTCGTACTGGCGGTGGATCCGCCCCGTCTTCGACGGCGCCTCCCGCTCGGCCGCCAACGCCCGCATCGAGTTCCGGCCGCTGCCCGGCCAGCCCACGCTCTCCGACGCCGTCGCCTTCCAGGCCGTCTTCGGCGGCCTGATGGAGGCGCTCCCCCGCGTCGAACACCCCATCCAGGGCCTGGACTGGGAGACCGCGAAGGCAAACTTCTACGCCGCCGCCGACGACGGCCTCCGGGCCGACATGGAGTGGATCACCGTCGACGGGACCCACACCACCGACACCGACCAGCTCTACGGCGAACTGTTCGAGATCGCCCGTGAGGGCCTGGAACAGCGCGGCCTCTCGACGGAGGCGGCTCACTCCTACGTCCGCCCGCTCCGCGAGCGCGTCGACCGCCGG